In a single window of the Subtercola sp. PAMC28395 genome:
- the pheT gene encoding phenylalanine--tRNA ligase subunit beta gives MRIPLSWLAEFVELPAGTTIADVHAALVSVGLEEEGSHDFDITGPVVVGEVLEFTEEPQSNGKTIRWCSVRVAAAGDTAADGGADVRGIVCGAPNFFVGDKVVVTLPGAVLPGNFAIAARKTYGHVSDGMIASTRELGLGDEHDGILRLSTLGLDPEVGTDALALLGLNDAAVEVNVTPDRGYAFSIRGIAREYAHATGAVFRDPAAVLPVAAAENGFSVIIDDQAPIRGRVGATVFVTRVVRGIDATRPTPAWMVARLKLAGIRSISLVVDITNYVMLELGQPLHGYDLDTIRGGIVVRRAVPGETLMTLDGQTRVLNPEDLLITDDSGAIGLAGVMGGLQTEITDATTNVLVEAANFDPISIARSARRHKLPSEASKRFERGVDPDVAAAAAARVVQLLEELAGGRAESAGSLFHAHDELSAIFLPDGYISKLVGVDYTDDEISDSLVEIGATLEHGHDGLIVSPPSWRPDLTHKSTLAEEVARIVGYSRIPSVLPTAPPGRGLTREQRLRRLSAETLAAAGLTEILAYPFVSSTSNTLFASPDDSAVPAILLANPLDAEVPFLRATLLPGLIDIARRNLSRGLTDLALYEVGAVFQPEEGIRYGITEVPPGAMSPSQETLAELDASIPPQPWHIGMLFLGNSVEKQPGQPALGFGIADALDAVRLLTDALDVTLTVRQGSHKALHPGRTAELFATIVNHHDGEETAPSSEATSDIPVGYAGELLPALADEFDLPRVVAVAELDLSLLMALAARSVEATPLSAYPAATQDVSLVVPVDVPAGDVREALAHGAGELLESIRLVDDYRAAGIEEGHKSLTFALRFRSSERTLTAAEASEARIAGVAEAALRFGAVSRE, from the coding sequence ATGCGTATCCCCCTGAGCTGGCTCGCGGAGTTCGTCGAACTCCCGGCAGGCACCACGATTGCCGACGTCCACGCTGCCCTCGTTAGCGTCGGGCTCGAAGAAGAAGGTTCACACGACTTCGACATCACGGGCCCGGTCGTCGTAGGCGAAGTGCTCGAATTCACCGAGGAACCGCAGAGCAACGGCAAGACCATCCGGTGGTGCAGCGTTCGGGTGGCTGCCGCCGGTGACACGGCGGCAGACGGAGGGGCTGATGTGCGCGGCATCGTCTGCGGTGCCCCCAACTTCTTCGTGGGCGACAAGGTCGTCGTGACGCTGCCGGGCGCAGTGCTACCCGGAAACTTCGCCATCGCCGCGCGCAAGACCTACGGCCACGTCTCCGACGGCATGATTGCGTCCACTCGTGAACTCGGGCTCGGTGACGAGCACGATGGCATTCTGCGGCTGTCGACCCTGGGCCTCGATCCTGAGGTCGGTACCGACGCACTCGCACTGCTCGGGCTGAATGATGCCGCCGTCGAAGTGAACGTCACTCCTGACCGTGGTTATGCCTTCTCGATCAGGGGCATCGCCCGTGAATACGCCCACGCCACGGGGGCGGTGTTCCGTGACCCGGCTGCAGTGCTCCCGGTCGCGGCCGCGGAGAACGGGTTCTCTGTGATCATCGACGACCAAGCGCCCATCAGGGGCAGGGTCGGAGCCACGGTGTTCGTGACCCGCGTCGTTCGCGGGATCGATGCGACGCGGCCGACGCCGGCGTGGATGGTTGCCAGACTCAAGCTCGCAGGTATCCGTTCGATATCGCTGGTCGTCGACATCACCAACTACGTGATGCTGGAGTTGGGTCAGCCACTCCACGGCTACGACCTCGACACGATCAGGGGCGGAATCGTCGTGCGGCGTGCCGTACCCGGCGAAACCCTCATGACACTCGACGGCCAGACCCGGGTTCTGAACCCGGAAGACCTTCTGATAACCGACGACAGCGGGGCGATCGGCCTTGCCGGAGTCATGGGTGGCCTGCAGACCGAGATCACCGATGCCACCACGAATGTGCTCGTCGAGGCTGCCAATTTCGACCCCATCAGCATCGCGCGCAGCGCCCGTCGCCACAAGCTTCCAAGCGAAGCGTCAAAACGCTTCGAGCGAGGAGTGGACCCAGACGTCGCGGCGGCGGCGGCGGCGCGAGTCGTGCAGCTCTTGGAGGAATTGGCGGGCGGTCGGGCTGAGAGTGCCGGGTCGCTCTTCCATGCCCATGACGAGCTTTCTGCGATCTTCCTGCCAGACGGCTACATCTCGAAGCTCGTCGGCGTCGACTACACAGACGACGAGATCAGCGACTCACTCGTCGAGATCGGGGCGACGCTCGAGCACGGCCACGACGGTTTGATCGTCTCGCCGCCGTCGTGGCGCCCTGATCTCACTCACAAGTCGACCCTCGCTGAAGAGGTGGCGCGAATTGTGGGGTATTCACGCATCCCGAGTGTGCTTCCCACTGCGCCACCCGGCCGGGGGCTCACGCGCGAGCAGCGGTTGCGTCGACTGTCGGCAGAGACGCTCGCGGCCGCAGGCCTGACCGAAATCCTCGCGTACCCCTTCGTCTCCAGCACCTCGAACACCCTGTTCGCGTCGCCTGACGACAGCGCGGTGCCGGCGATCCTGTTGGCGAACCCGCTCGACGCCGAAGTGCCATTCCTGAGGGCAACGCTCCTTCCTGGGTTGATCGACATTGCGCGCCGCAACCTCTCACGAGGCCTGACAGACCTCGCACTCTACGAAGTCGGTGCTGTCTTCCAACCGGAGGAGGGTATCCGCTACGGCATAACCGAGGTTCCGCCAGGGGCGATGAGTCCCTCCCAGGAAACCCTCGCTGAGCTGGACGCCAGTATCCCGCCACAGCCGTGGCACATCGGCATGCTCTTCCTCGGTAACTCGGTAGAGAAGCAGCCGGGGCAGCCCGCCCTCGGTTTTGGCATCGCGGACGCACTCGATGCTGTTCGCCTGCTCACCGACGCGCTCGATGTCACGCTGACTGTTCGCCAGGGTAGCCACAAAGCGTTGCACCCGGGGCGTACGGCAGAGCTCTTCGCCACGATCGTCAACCATCACGATGGCGAAGAGACGGCCCCATCGAGCGAAGCCACTTCTGACATTCCCGTGGGTTACGCGGGCGAGCTGTTGCCTGCGCTCGCCGACGAGTTCGATCTCCCTCGCGTTGTTGCTGTCGCCGAGCTCGACCTCTCGCTGCTTATGGCACTCGCAGCCCGCAGCGTCGAGGCCACTCCGCTCTCGGCGTACCCTGCTGCAACCCAGGACGTGTCGCTTGTCGTTCCCGTTGACGTACCGGCAGGCGACGTTCGGGAGGCTTTGGCACACGGGGCCGGTGAACTGCTCGAGAGCATCCGGCTCGTCGACGACTACCGGGCAGCAGGCATCGAAGAAGGGCACAAATCACTGACCTTCGCCCTCCGATTCCGCTCGTCAGAGCGCACGCTCACTGCGGCCGAGGCCAGTGAGGCGCGTATCGCCGGTGTCGCCGAGGCGGCGCTTCGCTTCGGGGCGGTGTCGCGCGAGTGA
- the argC gene encoding N-acetyl-gamma-glutamyl-phosphate reductase — protein MSFSVAVAGASGYAGGELLRLLALHPEFEVRTVTANANAGQPLIALHPHLRTYGDLTLGETSPEVLNGHDIVFLALPHGKSGAVTETLDPATLVVDCGADHRLTDEADWSKFYGGEFYGAWPYGLPELLIEDFQRQRSKLVGVKRIAVPGCNVTAISLGLAPGLRAGVIQPVDIVAVLAVGPSGAGKSLRTDLLASEILGSASVYGVGGAHRHNPEIVQNLSAAAGATVSVSFTPVLVPMARGILATSTARLAAGVSAHDVRSAWETAYADEPFVHALPEGRFPRISDVVGANTALIGIAVDEAADRVVTVTAIDNLVKGTAGAAIQSANIALGLPETLGLPLNGVSP, from the coding sequence ATGTCTTTTTCGGTAGCCGTAGCCGGCGCGAGCGGGTATGCCGGCGGCGAGTTGTTGCGCCTTCTTGCCCTTCACCCCGAGTTCGAGGTTCGCACGGTGACGGCGAACGCGAACGCCGGCCAGCCGTTGATCGCGCTGCATCCTCACCTGCGTACCTATGGTGACCTGACACTCGGCGAGACATCGCCCGAGGTGCTGAACGGGCACGACATCGTCTTTCTCGCTCTGCCTCACGGTAAGTCGGGAGCAGTGACCGAAACACTCGACCCAGCGACGCTGGTCGTCGACTGCGGTGCCGATCACCGCCTCACAGACGAGGCGGATTGGTCCAAATTCTACGGAGGAGAGTTCTACGGCGCCTGGCCGTACGGATTACCCGAACTCCTCATCGAGGACTTCCAGCGCCAGCGCTCGAAACTCGTCGGCGTCAAACGGATTGCTGTACCTGGCTGTAACGTCACAGCCATCAGCCTGGGTCTTGCACCCGGGCTTCGGGCCGGCGTCATCCAGCCTGTCGACATTGTTGCAGTGCTCGCCGTCGGCCCCTCCGGGGCAGGCAAGAGTCTTCGAACAGATCTGCTGGCGAGCGAGATCCTCGGTTCGGCCAGTGTCTACGGTGTGGGGGGAGCCCATCGGCACAACCCCGAGATCGTGCAGAACCTTTCGGCCGCAGCGGGGGCAACCGTCTCCGTCTCGTTCACCCCGGTTCTCGTTCCCATGGCACGGGGCATCCTGGCCACCTCGACGGCGAGACTCGCCGCCGGTGTATCTGCGCACGACGTTCGTTCAGCCTGGGAGACGGCCTACGCCGACGAGCCGTTTGTGCACGCGCTTCCGGAGGGCCGCTTCCCTCGAATCTCCGACGTGGTGGGGGCGAACACCGCTCTGATCGGCATCGCGGTCGACGAGGCCGCTGACCGTGTTGTGACGGTGACGGCCATCGACAATCTGGTCAAGGGCACTGCAGGGGCTGCCATCCAGTCAGCGAACATCGCACTCGGGCTCCCCGAGACCCTTGGCCTTCCTCTGAATGGAGTTTCACCGTGA
- the argJ gene encoding bifunctional glutamate N-acetyltransferase/amino-acid acetyltransferase ArgJ: MSVTTPAGFEAAGIVRGLKSTGARDLALVVNRGPSSAAAAVFTSNRCKANPVLWSEKALLDGAVSAVILNSGGANCYTGSFGFQTTHLTAEAVAESLGVSAGDVVVCSTGLIGTGDQVFRDKVVGGVPEVVAALSADGGTDAALAIMTTDTKAKQSVVVGDGWSIGGMAKGAGMLAPGLATMLVVITTDADISPSGLDSALREATRVTFDRLDSDGCMSTNDTVTLMASGASGITPEPAEFSAALTALCLDLSLQLQADAEGASHDITITVVNAESEDDGVAVARAVSRSNLFKAAIFGNDPNWGRVLAAVGTTDAAFDPYDIDVTINGVKICKAGEPFESRDLIDLTPRAVSVIIDLHFGDATATIWTNDLTHEYVHENSAYAS, translated from the coding sequence GTGAGTGTCACCACACCGGCAGGGTTCGAAGCAGCGGGCATCGTTCGCGGATTGAAGTCCACGGGTGCCCGTGACCTTGCTCTCGTTGTGAACCGCGGGCCGAGTTCGGCAGCGGCGGCTGTCTTCACGTCGAACCGGTGCAAGGCCAACCCGGTGCTCTGGTCTGAAAAAGCTCTGCTCGACGGCGCCGTCTCGGCGGTCATCCTGAATTCCGGCGGAGCCAACTGCTACACCGGCTCCTTCGGGTTCCAGACGACACATCTCACGGCAGAGGCCGTAGCCGAGAGTCTCGGCGTTTCCGCGGGAGACGTGGTCGTCTGCTCAACCGGACTCATCGGCACGGGCGACCAGGTCTTTCGCGACAAGGTGGTCGGGGGAGTGCCCGAGGTTGTCGCCGCGTTGTCTGCCGATGGCGGCACAGATGCCGCATTGGCGATCATGACAACTGACACCAAGGCGAAGCAATCTGTCGTTGTCGGCGATGGCTGGTCGATCGGTGGCATGGCCAAAGGGGCAGGGATGCTCGCACCAGGGCTTGCGACGATGCTCGTCGTCATCACGACCGACGCAGACATCTCGCCGTCGGGGCTCGACTCCGCACTTCGCGAAGCCACGAGGGTCACCTTCGACAGGCTCGACTCCGACGGCTGCATGTCGACCAACGACACCGTCACGCTGATGGCGAGTGGGGCATCCGGAATCACCCCGGAGCCCGCTGAATTCAGCGCAGCGCTGACAGCCCTGTGCCTGGACCTCTCGCTTCAGTTGCAGGCCGATGCCGAGGGCGCAAGCCACGACATCACCATCACGGTCGTGAACGCCGAGAGCGAAGACGACGGCGTCGCAGTAGCTCGCGCCGTCTCTCGCAGCAATCTCTTCAAGGCCGCCATCTTCGGCAACGACCCCAACTGGGGAAGGGTGCTGGCCGCTGTGGGAACCACCGATGCCGCATTCGACCCCTACGACATCGACGTCACGATCAACGGTGTCAAGATCTGCAAGGCAGGCGAACCCTTCGAGAGCCGGGATCTGATCGACCTGACTCCGCGCGCCGTTTCAGTGATCATCGACCTCCACTTCGGAGACGCCACTGCCACCATCTGGACGAACGACCTGACTCACGAGTACGTTCACGAGAACAGCGCGTACGCCAGCTGA
- the argB gene encoding acetylglutamate kinase, which yields MADVNDPEILGGESAQGLAGVKAATLIESLPWLKTFHDKIMVIKFGGNAMVDPELQRTFAEDIVYLRYAGIKPVVVHGGGPQISRMLDRLGIESEFRGGYRVTSPEAMDVVRMVLTGQISRDIVSHINEHGPLATALSGEDAGLFEGQKRLVEIDGAVVDLGLVGDVVGVNPETVFEHLAAGRIPVISSIAPDRDEPGQVLNINADAAAAALAVALGAEKLVILTDVAGLYSDWPNRDSLVSVIEVEQLRSLLPSLESGMIPKMGACLEAVDGGVPKAAIIDGRTPHSILLEVFTQNGSGTEVVPHAAVSPVPTATPSEAPAATEATASTERQLS from the coding sequence ATGGCCGACGTGAACGATCCAGAAATCCTGGGGGGCGAGAGTGCGCAGGGCCTCGCCGGTGTGAAGGCCGCGACACTCATCGAGTCCTTGCCGTGGCTCAAAACCTTCCACGACAAGATCATGGTGATCAAGTTCGGCGGCAACGCCATGGTCGACCCCGAGTTGCAGCGCACCTTCGCTGAAGACATCGTCTACCTGCGGTATGCAGGAATCAAGCCCGTTGTCGTTCACGGAGGTGGCCCGCAGATCTCACGGATGCTCGACAGGCTCGGCATCGAGAGCGAATTCCGTGGTGGCTACCGGGTCACGAGCCCCGAAGCAATGGATGTCGTTCGCATGGTTCTCACCGGCCAGATCAGCAGGGACATCGTCAGCCACATCAACGAGCACGGTCCGCTCGCGACAGCTCTCTCCGGTGAAGATGCAGGGCTGTTCGAGGGGCAGAAGCGCCTCGTCGAGATCGATGGTGCAGTGGTCGACCTCGGTCTCGTGGGCGATGTGGTGGGGGTGAATCCCGAGACGGTCTTCGAACACCTGGCGGCCGGGCGGATTCCGGTCATCTCCTCGATCGCTCCCGACCGTGACGAACCGGGCCAGGTTCTCAATATCAATGCCGATGCCGCGGCCGCGGCGCTCGCCGTTGCACTGGGGGCTGAGAAGCTCGTCATTCTCACCGACGTCGCCGGTCTGTACTCCGACTGGCCCAACCGCGATTCGCTTGTGTCGGTCATCGAGGTCGAGCAACTCCGGTCCCTCCTCCCTTCGCTCGAATCCGGCATGATTCCGAAAATGGGCGCCTGTCTCGAAGCGGTCGACGGCGGCGTTCCCAAAGCTGCGATCATCGACGGGCGTACGCCCCACTCGATCCTGCTCGAAGTCTTCACTCAGAACGGGAGCGGAACAGAAGTCGTGCCGCATGCCGCAGTGTCGCCTGTCCCCACGGCAACACCCAGCGAAGCACCAGCAGCAACCGAAGCAACAGCCTCAACCGAAAGGCAACTCTCGTGA
- a CDS encoding acetylornithine transaminase → MTSDVNVTVNHAAPGFTPGAWVDTFDESMMRTMGRPLALLTHGRGAFVWDENEKEYLDFLAGIAVNSLGHAHPVLVEAVTRQINTLAHVSNYFSTRPQLELAERLKRITGAGAEGRAYFCNSGAEANEAAFKLARLNSTPARKTIVALRNSFHGRTMGALALTGKPEMQQPFLPLPGGVMHIDSTMEALEATIDDSVAAFFVEPIKGEAGVIDLPEGYLARARELTEKHGVLLILDEIQTGIGRTGRWFAYELAGIKPDAVTIAKGMAGGVPIGSLVTFGWASELFQRGMHGSTFGGNPLATAAANAVLEEIEDKDLVGNAERRGIQLRSRIAELNSPLIGEIRGHGLLIGLGLTEPIALQLSAAAMDAGLIINAANESSIRMAPPLIIRDLEVDAFITRFSAALRALGALPEPEGQLR, encoded by the coding sequence GTGACCTCCGACGTGAATGTGACCGTCAATCATGCGGCCCCGGGCTTCACCCCGGGGGCATGGGTCGACACCTTCGACGAGTCGATGATGCGAACGATGGGCCGGCCCCTTGCGCTGCTCACTCACGGGCGCGGGGCGTTCGTCTGGGATGAGAACGAGAAGGAGTACCTCGATTTTCTCGCTGGCATCGCCGTCAATTCGCTGGGTCATGCGCACCCCGTGCTGGTTGAGGCCGTCACACGCCAGATCAACACCCTTGCCCATGTGTCGAACTACTTCTCGACACGCCCGCAACTCGAGCTCGCAGAACGCCTCAAGCGCATCACCGGCGCGGGCGCCGAAGGCCGTGCCTATTTCTGCAATTCCGGCGCAGAGGCCAATGAGGCAGCGTTCAAGCTGGCGCGACTCAATTCGACCCCAGCGCGAAAGACGATAGTCGCCCTCAGGAACTCGTTCCATGGTCGCACCATGGGCGCTCTCGCCCTCACCGGCAAGCCGGAGATGCAGCAGCCGTTCCTCCCGCTCCCCGGCGGGGTCATGCACATCGACTCGACGATGGAAGCCCTCGAGGCGACGATCGACGACTCGGTCGCTGCGTTCTTCGTCGAGCCGATCAAGGGCGAGGCCGGAGTCATCGACCTGCCAGAGGGTTACCTCGCACGCGCTCGAGAACTCACCGAGAAACACGGGGTCCTCCTCATTCTCGACGAGATCCAGACTGGCATCGGCCGCACGGGCCGATGGTTCGCTTACGAGCTCGCAGGCATCAAGCCCGACGCTGTGACGATCGCCAAGGGAATGGCCGGCGGTGTGCCGATCGGCTCGCTAGTGACTTTCGGGTGGGCATCAGAGCTCTTCCAGCGAGGCATGCACGGCAGCACCTTCGGAGGAAACCCGCTCGCGACCGCCGCGGCGAACGCGGTGCTCGAAGAGATCGAAGACAAAGACCTCGTGGGCAATGCCGAGCGCCGGGGCATCCAGCTCCGCTCTCGTATTGCCGAGCTGAACTCCCCGCTCATTGGTGAGATTCGCGGCCACGGGCTCCTGATCGGGCTCGGCCTCACCGAACCCATTGCCCTTCAGCTCTCGGCCGCTGCGATGGATGCCGGGCTCATCATCAACGCGGCGAATGAGTCGAGCATTCGCATGGCACCACCGCTGATCATCCGCGACCTCGAAGTCGACGCATTCATCACTCGCTTCAGCGCGGCGCTTCGCGCGCTCGGAGCACTCCCCGAACCAGAAGGCCAACTCCGATGA
- the argF gene encoding ornithine carbamoyltransferase has product MTRHFLRDDDLTPAEQAEILDLAAELKRDRFAAKPLAGPQTVAVIFDKSSTRTRVSFAVGIADLGGSPLIISTANSQLSGKETASDTARVLERQVAAIVWRTYAQTGLEEMALNTTVPVVNALSDEFHPCQLLADLLTIREHRGELAGLTVAFLGDGASNMAQSYLLACATAGMHVRVGSPAAYSPDPVVADDARTIASTTGGSATVLSDPAEAVAGADIVVTDTWVSMGKEDEKAARVKVFGGYQVDAALMAGAKPDALFLHCLPADRGYEVSAEVIDGPQSVIWDEAENRLHAQKALLVWLLRQQTVAA; this is encoded by the coding sequence ATGACCCGCCACTTTCTTCGCGACGACGACCTGACACCAGCCGAGCAGGCTGAGATCCTCGACCTGGCGGCAGAGCTGAAGCGTGACCGTTTCGCAGCGAAGCCTCTTGCTGGCCCGCAGACCGTTGCGGTCATCTTCGACAAGTCGTCGACACGCACCAGGGTCTCATTCGCCGTCGGTATCGCCGACCTGGGAGGGAGCCCGCTCATCATCAGCACCGCGAACAGTCAACTGAGCGGTAAAGAAACCGCGTCAGACACGGCACGAGTCCTCGAACGCCAGGTTGCCGCCATCGTGTGGCGCACCTATGCCCAGACGGGCCTCGAAGAGATGGCCCTCAACACCACAGTGCCCGTGGTCAACGCGCTTTCCGACGAGTTCCACCCGTGCCAGCTTCTCGCCGATCTTCTCACCATTCGTGAGCACCGGGGCGAACTCGCCGGCCTCACCGTGGCCTTCCTTGGTGACGGCGCCAGCAACATGGCCCAGTCCTACCTCCTCGCGTGCGCAACGGCAGGTATGCACGTTCGCGTCGGCTCGCCCGCGGCATACTCGCCCGACCCGGTGGTCGCGGACGATGCGCGCACGATCGCGTCAACAACCGGAGGGTCGGCCACTGTTCTCTCCGACCCGGCAGAAGCGGTTGCGGGCGCAGACATCGTCGTCACCGACACCTGGGTCTCGATGGGCAAAGAAGACGAGAAGGCTGCCAGGGTGAAGGTCTTCGGCGGTTACCAGGTCGACGCTGCCCTCATGGCCGGCGCAAAACCCGACGCGCTCTTCCTGCACTGCCTGCCGGCAGATCGGGGCTACGAGGTGAGCGCCGAGGTCATCGACGGCCCGCAGAGTGTGATCTGGGACGAGGCCGAGAACAGGCTGCACGCCCAGAAGGCACTGCTGGTCTGGCTGCTCCGTCAACAGACCGTGGCTGCCTGA
- a CDS encoding argininosuccinate synthase has protein sequence MSERVVLAYSGGLDTSVGIGWLKDATGKDVVALAVDVGQEGEDMEVIRQRALDCGAVEAVVVDARDEFANDYLMPALKANALYQKRYPLVSALSRPLIAKHLASTAIALGADSVAHGCTGKGNDQVRFEAAVAALAPDLISLAPVRDFALTRDKAIEYAAKHNLPIAQSKKSPYSIDQNVWGRAVETGFLEDPWNGPIEDLYTYSQDPAVARPATEVTITFVEGIPTAIDGKPVTPLEAVVLLNKLAGDQGIGRIDIVEDRLVGIKSREIYESPAGLTLIAAHEELENLTLERDLGRYKRSVEAKWSELVYDGLWFSGLKRSLDVFIDDTQRYVSGEIRLELHAGKATVTGRRSEQSLYDFDLATYDTGDSFDQTQAKGFIEIWSLPSKISARRDIAAGGSIEA, from the coding sequence GTGTCAGAACGGGTAGTGCTCGCGTATTCCGGAGGTCTCGATACCTCCGTCGGCATCGGCTGGCTGAAAGACGCGACGGGTAAGGATGTCGTGGCTCTCGCGGTCGATGTGGGCCAGGAGGGTGAAGACATGGAGGTCATCCGCCAGCGCGCACTCGACTGCGGTGCTGTCGAAGCCGTCGTCGTCGATGCCCGTGACGAGTTCGCGAACGACTACCTCATGCCCGCCCTCAAGGCGAATGCGCTCTACCAGAAGCGTTATCCGCTGGTCTCCGCTCTCAGCCGCCCACTGATCGCCAAGCACCTCGCCTCGACCGCGATCGCGCTCGGTGCCGACAGCGTGGCGCATGGATGCACGGGCAAGGGCAACGACCAGGTGAGGTTCGAGGCGGCGGTCGCTGCACTCGCTCCCGACCTGATCTCGCTTGCCCCTGTGAGAGATTTCGCCCTCACCCGAGACAAGGCCATCGAGTACGCTGCGAAGCACAACCTGCCGATCGCCCAGTCGAAGAAGAGCCCCTACTCGATCGACCAGAACGTCTGGGGTCGCGCGGTCGAGACCGGGTTCCTCGAAGACCCGTGGAACGGCCCCATAGAAGACCTCTACACCTACTCCCAGGATCCTGCTGTTGCACGCCCGGCGACCGAGGTCACCATCACCTTCGTCGAGGGAATTCCCACAGCGATCGATGGCAAGCCCGTGACCCCCCTCGAGGCTGTTGTGCTTCTCAACAAGCTCGCAGGCGACCAGGGAATCGGCCGTATCGACATCGTCGAAGACCGTCTCGTCGGCATCAAGAGCCGCGAAATCTACGAGTCTCCGGCGGGCCTCACCCTGATTGCCGCCCACGAAGAGCTCGAGAACCTCACGCTCGAACGTGACCTCGGCCGGTACAAGCGCAGCGTCGAGGCCAAATGGTCAGAGCTCGTCTACGACGGACTCTGGTTCTCCGGTCTCAAGCGCTCGCTCGACGTCTTCATCGACGACACCCAGCGCTACGTCTCCGGCGAGATCCGTCTCGAGCTCCACGCAGGCAAGGCCACCGTCACCGGTCGCCGCAGCGAGCAGAGCCTCTATGACTTCGACCTCGCGACCTACGACACCGGTGACAGCTTCGACCAGACACAGGCGAAGGGCTTCATCGAGATCTGGTCGCTCCCGAGCAAGATCTCGGCGCGGCGTGACATCGCCGCGGGCGGGTCGATCGAGGCGTAA
- the argH gene encoding argininosuccinate lyase — MVQNRAGEAGALWGGRFASGPSPELLALSKSTQFDWQLWPYDIAGSRAHAKALAAAGYLTEPELVSMSSAFDRLAEAIESGEFVAEEGDEDVHSALERGLIIQAGSDLGGKLRAGRSRNDQIATLVRLYLLDHGREIAHLVVQLIDAIASQAAAHPNAPMPGRTHLQHAQPVLLSHHLLAHAWPLVRDLERLRDWSVRASASPYGAGALAGSSLGLDPALVARELGLGGGPMPNSIDATASRDVVAEFAFITSLIGINLSRFAEEIIVWATREFGFVKLHDGYSTGSSIMPQKKNPDIAELARGKSGRLIGNLAGLLATLKGLPLAYNRDLQEDKEPVFDSVEQLEVLLPAFTGMVASLTFNTERLAELAPLGFSLATDVAEWLVKQGVPFRDAHEISGDLVRFCEERGLELHEPTDEQLASVSPLLTADVRAVVTVAGSIASRDGVGGTAGIRVAEQLASLTQQVRALQNTVTGTAGDESLAPSEPTIYHPKGVAR; from the coding sequence ATGGTACAGAACCGAGCCGGAGAAGCGGGCGCCCTGTGGGGCGGCCGCTTCGCGAGCGGACCCTCACCCGAACTCCTCGCGCTCAGCAAGTCGACCCAGTTCGACTGGCAGCTCTGGCCGTATGACATCGCCGGGTCGCGCGCGCACGCCAAAGCGCTCGCCGCAGCCGGTTACCTCACCGAGCCAGAACTCGTGTCGATGTCTTCGGCATTCGACCGTCTGGCCGAGGCCATCGAGTCGGGCGAGTTCGTCGCGGAGGAAGGCGACGAAGACGTTCATTCGGCGCTCGAGCGTGGGTTGATCATCCAGGCAGGCTCTGACCTCGGCGGAAAGCTGCGAGCAGGTCGAAGCCGTAACGACCAGATCGCGACGCTGGTACGCCTGTACCTTCTCGATCACGGTCGTGAGATCGCCCATCTGGTGGTGCAACTGATCGATGCGATCGCCTCACAGGCAGCGGCGCACCCGAATGCACCGATGCCGGGGCGCACACATCTGCAGCACGCACAACCGGTTCTGCTGTCACATCACCTGCTTGCGCACGCGTGGCCGCTCGTTCGCGATCTCGAACGGTTGCGGGACTGGTCGGTCAGGGCATCCGCGTCGCCGTACGGCGCAGGGGCGTTGGCGGGCAGTTCGCTGGGACTCGACCCGGCCCTCGTCGCCCGCGAACTCGGACTCGGTGGCGGGCCGATGCCCAACTCCATTGATGCGACCGCGAGCCGCGATGTCGTGGCGGAGTTCGCATTCATCACCAGCCTGATCGGCATCAACCTCTCGCGGTTCGCCGAAGAGATCATCGTGTGGGCCACGCGCGAATTCGGCTTCGTGAAGCTGCACGACGGGTACTCCACAGGCTCGTCGATCATGCCGCAGAAGAAGAATCCCGACATCGCGGAGCTCGCCAGGGGAAAATCCGGCCGCTTGATCGGCAACCTCGCGGGGCTGCTTGCCACCCTGAAGGGTCTGCCGCTGGCGTACAACCGCGACCTGCAGGAAGACAAGGAGCCGGTCTTCGACTCGGTCGAACAGCTCGAAGTCCTGCTGCCGGCCTTCACCGGCATGGTCGCGTCGCTCACGTTCAACACCGAGCGGCTGGCCGAGCTGGCACCTCTCGGTTTCTCGCTCGCGACCGACGTCGCCGAGTGGCTCGTGAAACAGGGCGTTCCGTTCCGGGATGCGCACGAGATCAGCGGTGACCTGGTGCGCTTCTGCGAGGAGCGGGGCCTCGAGTTGCACGAGCCGACTGACGAGCAACTCGCTTCGGTGTCTCCACTTCTCACCGCTGACGTTCGCGCTGTCGTCACCGTCGCCGGGTCGATTGCCAGCCGCGACGGTGTCGGAGGAACGGCAGGTATTCGCGTCGCCGAGCAACTTGCCAGCCTCACCCAGCAGGTTCGAGCGCTGCAGAACACAGTGACCGGTACGGCAGGCGACGAATCGCTCGCACCGTCAGAGCCCACGATCTACCACCCGAAGGGCGTAGCACGATGA